A genome region from Panacibacter microcysteis includes the following:
- the arfB gene encoding alternative ribosome rescue aminoacyl-tRNA hydrolase ArfB: protein MNITGEIIFQTARSGGKGGQNVNKVETMVEGRWHVMNSTLVSAAQKQLVLEKLATRITSDGFLLVKSQTERTQQGNKEQVIRKMHALVQQALVKKKVRIATKVPKAVKEKILERKKQQSSVKQNRRKLKPGDF, encoded by the coding sequence ATGAACATCACAGGCGAAATAATCTTTCAAACGGCACGTAGCGGCGGTAAGGGCGGGCAAAACGTAAACAAAGTTGAAACAATGGTAGAGGGCCGCTGGCATGTGATGAATTCCACACTTGTATCAGCAGCGCAAAAACAACTGGTACTCGAAAAACTGGCCACCCGCATAACGTCAGATGGTTTCCTGCTCGTAAAATCACAAACAGAAAGAACGCAACAGGGCAATAAAGAACAGGTGATCAGAAAAATGCATGCACTGGTACAACAGGCACTTGTAAAAAAGAAAGTGCGGATTGCCACCAAAGTTCCCAAAGCAGTGAAAGAAAAAATACTCGAAAGAAAAAAACAGCAGTCTTCGGTAAAGCAAAACAGGCGCAAACTAAAACCGGGTGACTTTTAG
- a CDS encoding SAM-dependent methyltransferase → MNQQSTGKIYLIPTVLHEDEKALHALPAYITEAVKDCQVFFVENEKTTRRFFKKLWKEMVIDDYEWYPIHKAEAAAKTQFAQCIKQQKNIGIVSEAGCPGVADPGQLLIAVAQEMHATVVPLVGPSSILLALMASGMNGQSFQFVGYLPIDDQEKKKAIKELEEYSAIKNCTQLFIETPYRNNQLFKTLLATCRNETKICIAADITGANESIQTKTVKEWKQVNIDIHKKLVIFLLYAG, encoded by the coding sequence ATGAATCAACAATCTACAGGTAAAATATATCTTATACCAACTGTACTGCACGAAGATGAAAAAGCTTTGCACGCATTGCCTGCATACATTACTGAGGCTGTAAAAGATTGCCAGGTCTTCTTCGTGGAAAACGAAAAGACCACGAGGCGTTTTTTTAAAAAGCTTTGGAAAGAAATGGTGATTGACGATTACGAATGGTACCCCATACACAAAGCGGAAGCAGCAGCAAAAACACAGTTTGCGCAATGTATTAAACAACAAAAAAACATTGGTATTGTAAGTGAGGCAGGCTGCCCCGGCGTAGCAGATCCCGGGCAGCTACTTATTGCAGTGGCGCAGGAAATGCATGCAACCGTGGTGCCGCTTGTGGGGCCAAGTTCCATCCTGCTTGCGCTTATGGCAAGCGGCATGAATGGCCAATCTTTCCAGTTTGTTGGTTACCTGCCTATTGATGACCAGGAAAAGAAAAAAGCCATCAAAGAACTGGAAGAATATTCAGCAATAAAGAATTGCACACAACTCTTCATTGAAACGCCTTACCGCAACAACCAGTTATTTAAAACATTACTTGCCACCTGCAGGAACGAGACAAAGATTTGTATTGCCGCAGATATAACCGGTGCAAACGAAAGCATTCAAACAAAAACAGTGAAAGAATGGAAGCAGGTAAATATTGATATACACAAGAAGCTGGTGATTTTTTTGTTGTATGCAGGTTAA
- a CDS encoding DNA-3-methyladenine glycosylase produces the protein MKRFEPNYIDSSILLDAERRLRKDFYNRPDVLVVAQQLIGKILVTNFDNRLTAARIVETEAYNGAADKASHAYNNRRTARTEIMFGEPGTAYVYLCYGIHHLFNVVSNAKNIPHAVLIRGAEPVYGIDVMLDRCRKLQLDTTITKGPGNVSKALGIYTRHTGFDLFGTAIFIVDDGYHAYDKAVIASARIGVDYAAEDALLPYRYYVKGNPFVSGKIK, from the coding sequence TTGAAACGTTTTGAACCTAATTATATTGACAGCAGCATTTTGCTGGATGCAGAACGGAGACTGCGCAAAGACTTTTATAACAGGCCCGATGTGTTGGTTGTTGCGCAGCAACTGATCGGTAAAATACTTGTCACCAATTTTGACAACCGGTTAACGGCCGCAAGAATTGTGGAAACAGAAGCTTATAATGGTGCTGCTGACAAGGCATCGCATGCATACAATAACCGCAGAACTGCAAGAACGGAAATAATGTTTGGAGAACCTGGTACGGCATATGTTTATTTATGTTACGGAATACATCATTTATTTAACGTGGTCTCCAATGCAAAAAACATACCGCATGCAGTTTTAATAAGAGGTGCAGAACCGGTATATGGTATTGATGTAATGCTTGATCGTTGCCGTAAGCTGCAATTGGATACTACGATCACCAAAGGGCCCGGCAATGTGTCAAAGGCATTGGGTATTTACACAAGGCATACCGGTTTTGATCTGTTTGGTACAGCAATATTTATTGTAGATGACGGCTACCATGCGTACGATAAGGCTGTAATTGCCTCTGCACGTATAGGTGTTGATTATGCTGCGGAAGATGCCTTACTGCCTTACCGGTACTATGTAAAGGGTAACCCTTTTGTAAGTGGTAAGATTAAATAA
- a CDS encoding oligosaccharide flippase family protein, with protein sequence MSSIKKLAGQTIWYGVSSIAARFINYLLTPLLTYNLAHKEDYGKIGLIYSAIPILNIIFTYGFETAYFRYASKEENKSSIYSTSFLSLLFSTVLLTILLFIFQDGFGAAIGLQGFPAIIQLSILIIAADAISTIPFAKLRQEQRPRKYAFIKIAGILINIAVTWFYVAWCPKHVNTDANSFLNILYSPQTNPVVYVLLANLIQSVFTLVLLTGEIKQVSFNFSSRLWKEMMLYSLPLVVAGMGGMINETFDRLMLRWWLPGSVAHREAEVGVYNACYKLSILITLFIQAFRLGAEPFFFKQAEGGSPQKTYARVMKFFVITVCVTFLLITLFIPVWKHFISEAYWDGLGVVPVLVLANICLGIYYNLSIWYKLSNRTSAGATITFIGAGITFLINFLFIPYFSYMASAWATFACYATMMVTSFVWGQKAYYVPYAWKKLLAYITIVILLFFVHKGVNAIWENDIFSLATGALLTTGFVYFILRVEKKEFVAMPYIGRFIAKVV encoded by the coding sequence TTGAGCAGCATTAAAAAATTAGCGGGGCAAACGATCTGGTATGGGGTTAGTTCTATTGCGGCGAGGTTCATCAATTACCTGCTTACGCCGCTGCTTACATACAACCTGGCACATAAAGAAGATTATGGTAAGATCGGCTTAATTTATTCTGCGATTCCTATTCTCAATATCATTTTCACATACGGTTTTGAAACTGCCTATTTCAGGTATGCATCAAAGGAAGAGAACAAAAGCAGCATTTACAGTACTTCTTTTTTATCCCTGCTGTTTTCTACAGTACTGCTTACAATCCTACTGTTTATATTCCAGGATGGTTTTGGAGCGGCTATCGGGCTGCAGGGTTTCCCCGCTATCATTCAGCTAAGCATACTCATCATAGCAGCAGATGCGATAAGCACCATACCCTTTGCCAAACTACGGCAGGAGCAACGCCCAAGAAAATATGCATTTATAAAGATTGCAGGCATTCTTATCAACATTGCTGTTACATGGTTTTATGTAGCCTGGTGCCCCAAACATGTAAATACAGATGCCAACAGCTTTTTAAACATACTCTACAGCCCGCAGACAAACCCTGTCGTCTACGTGCTGTTAGCCAACCTGATACAGAGTGTATTTACGCTTGTATTGTTAACCGGCGAAATAAAACAGGTCAGCTTCAATTTCAGCAGCAGGCTATGGAAAGAAATGATGCTTTATTCACTGCCGCTTGTTGTGGCAGGTATGGGCGGTATGATCAACGAAACCTTCGACAGGCTTATGCTGCGCTGGTGGTTGCCAGGCAGTGTAGCCCACCGCGAAGCAGAAGTGGGTGTTTATAATGCATGCTATAAGCTCTCTATACTTATTACCTTATTTATACAGGCGTTCAGGCTCGGGGCAGAACCATTTTTCTTTAAACAGGCAGAAGGCGGCAGCCCGCAGAAAACCTATGCACGTGTCATGAAGTTCTTTGTAATTACCGTATGCGTTACATTCCTGCTCATCACTTTATTTATACCTGTCTGGAAGCATTTCATCAGCGAAGCTTATTGGGATGGTCTAGGTGTTGTGCCGGTATTGGTACTCGCTAATATATGCTTGGGCATTTACTATAACCTAAGTATATGGTATAAGTTAAGTAACCGCACCAGCGCGGGGGCCACCATCACCTTTATAGGTGCAGGCATTACTTTTCTCATCAATTTTTTGTTTATACCATACTTCAGTTACATGGCCAGCGCCTGGGCCACATTTGCCTGTTATGCAACAATGATGGTTACCAGTTTTGTGTGGGGGCAAAAGGCGTATTACGTGCCCTACGCCTGGAAGAAATTACTGGCTTATATCACGATCGTTATACTATTATTTTTTGTTCATAAAGGCGTTAATGCCATTTGGGAAAACGACATCTTCTCGCTCGCAACCGGTGCCCTGCTTACGACAGGTTTTGTGTATTTTATTCTAAGAGTGGAAAAGAAAGAATTTGTTGCCATGCCTTATATAGGCCGGTTTATTGCAAAGGTTGTATGA
- a CDS encoding PSP1 domain-containing protein, with the protein MGCGSCGTGKPNGCKSNGGCSTGGCNRLNVHDWLMNLPFSDPESSCKIIEVSFNNGSRKDFFRNNTLQFFEKGEYITVEGVSGFDVGEVSLSGELVRLQMKKKGVDEMNPDLKKVLRRSSDKDIELHLQNKAREKAALARSRSIAIQLNLQMKLIEVEIQSDGKKATFFYTAEDRVDFRELIKIYASEFKVKVEMRQIGIRQEAAKVGGIGSCGRELCCSTWLNDFKSVTTTAARYQNLSINQTKLSGQCGRLKCCLNYELDTYLDALQHFPNNAETLQTTKGTAALIKKDIFKNLMWYTLPGSSMQYPLTIHRVKDILRANHRGEAVDDLKPVDLSANKIAAEVEHAFVDVVGQVSLRSLEKTSKRRNEKERREQRDGRPDNRPDRPQQNRPQQPNRPQQGRPESNRPERPQQNRPQQQRPQQGGGQQQGGERRNENRPKPNFQPKRPPQPGGNK; encoded by the coding sequence ATGGGTTGTGGAAGTTGCGGAACGGGCAAACCTAACGGTTGCAAAAGCAATGGCGGGTGCAGTACCGGTGGCTGTAACAGGCTAAACGTGCACGACTGGCTGATGAACCTGCCATTCAGTGATCCTGAAAGTTCCTGTAAAATAATCGAAGTAAGTTTTAATAACGGCAGCCGTAAAGATTTTTTCAGGAATAATACATTGCAGTTTTTTGAGAAAGGAGAATATATAACGGTAGAGGGTGTAAGCGGTTTTGATGTAGGCGAAGTAAGCCTTAGCGGCGAGCTGGTTCGTTTACAGATGAAAAAGAAAGGTGTGGATGAAATGAACCCTGATCTTAAAAAAGTATTGCGCCGCAGCTCAGACAAAGATATTGAGCTGCACCTGCAGAATAAAGCCAGGGAAAAAGCAGCATTGGCCAGGAGCCGTTCCATTGCCATTCAGCTAAACCTGCAGATGAAGCTGATAGAGGTAGAGATACAAAGCGATGGAAAAAAAGCCACTTTCTTTTATACTGCTGAAGACCGCGTAGATTTTCGTGAGCTTATCAAGATCTACGCATCAGAATTTAAAGTAAAGGTAGAGATGCGCCAGATTGGTATAAGACAGGAGGCTGCAAAGGTTGGCGGTATTGGCAGTTGCGGCAGGGAGCTATGCTGCAGTACATGGCTCAACGATTTTAAAAGTGTAACCACTACGGCCGCCCGCTACCAGAATTTATCCATCAATCAAACCAAGCTGAGCGGCCAGTGCGGCAGGCTGAAGTGTTGTTTGAATTATGAACTTGATACTTACCTCGACGCGCTGCAACATTTTCCCAATAACGCAGAAACACTGCAAACCACCAAGGGTACCGCAGCTCTCATCAAAAAAGATATTTTCAAAAACCTGATGTGGTATACGCTGCCGGGCAGCAGTATGCAATACCCGCTTACCATACACAGGGTAAAAGATATTTTGAGGGCCAACCACCGCGGAGAGGCTGTTGATGATCTTAAACCGGTTGATCTGAGTGCCAACAAAATTGCCGCAGAAGTGGAGCATGCATTTGTAGATGTGGTGGGGCAGGTAAGTTTACGCAGCCTGGAAAAAACCAGCAAACGCCGGAATGAGAAAGAGCGTCGTGAGCAGCGCGACGGACGTCCTGATAACAGGCCTGACAGGCCGCAGCAAAACAGGCCGCAACAACCAAACCGGCCCCAGCAGGGCAGACCTGAAAGCAACAGGCCCGAAAGACCGCAGCAAAACAGGCCGCAACAGCAACGGCCACAGCAGGGGGGTGGCCAGCAGCAGGGTGGTGAAAGAAGAAATGAGAACAGGCCCAAACCTAATTTTCAACCAAAGCGCCCTCCACAACCGGGTGGCAATAAATAA
- a CDS encoding nucleotide pyrophosphohydrolase: protein MTIQQAQAQVDEWIKTVGVRYFNELTNLGILMEEVGELSRLMVRTYGEQSFKESDKGKEIADEMADVLWVLICLANQTGVDLTSALQRNFEKKNIRDAERHRNNEKLDGDKNYHKL from the coding sequence ATGACTATTCAACAGGCACAGGCACAGGTAGACGAATGGATAAAAACCGTTGGCGTTCGTTATTTCAATGAATTAACCAATCTTGGCATATTAATGGAAGAAGTGGGAGAGTTATCAAGATTGATGGTGCGTACTTATGGCGAGCAATCGTTTAAAGAAAGTGATAAAGGCAAAGAAATAGCAGATGAAATGGCCGATGTTCTTTGGGTGCTTATTTGCCTGGCCAACCAAACGGGTGTTGACCTTACGAGTGCATTGCAGCGCAACTTTGAGAAAAAAAATATACGGGATGCGGAGCGCCACAGGAACAACGAAAAACTGGATGGAGATAAAAATTACCATAAGCTCTAA
- the dtd gene encoding D-aminoacyl-tRNA deacylase, producing MRAVIQRVTEASVTVDGQVTGAIGTGLLVLLGIEDADSNEDIEWLSNKIVSLRIFNDAAGIMNISLKEYGGDILLVSQFTLHAATKKGNRPSYIKASKPAVAVPLYEQMIEQLTTDLGKKIYTGIFGADMKVKLLNDGPVTILIDTKLKE from the coding sequence ATGAGAGCCGTTATACAAAGGGTTACAGAAGCATCTGTTACGGTTGATGGGCAGGTTACCGGCGCCATTGGCACAGGCCTGCTTGTATTGCTGGGTATTGAAGATGCTGATAGCAATGAAGATATTGAATGGTTAAGCAACAAGATCGTTAGCCTGCGCATTTTTAACGATGCGGCGGGTATTATGAATATCAGCCTGAAAGAATATGGTGGAGATATACTGCTGGTGAGCCAGTTTACCTTGCACGCAGCTACCAAAAAAGGCAACCGGCCATCTTACATCAAAGCCAGCAAACCCGCTGTTGCTGTGCCTTTGTATGAGCAAATGATTGAACAACTGACAACGGATCTTGGGAAGAAAATTTACACCGGCATTTTTGGTGCAGACATGAAAGTAAAGTTATTGAACGACGGCCCGGTGACGATTCTTATTGATACAAAGCTGAAAGAGTAA
- a CDS encoding EI24 domain-containing protein → MLKEIIISIQSYFKAHAFIRKHKLWKWIIIPGIIYAVLFFVSMYYFIHTANNFNEWLTLKTGLKAWLDKINSGILGFLFTLAALALLVVEVMLYFSLFKYTWLIIGSPVFAYLSEKTDAILNNTDYPFSMPQLLKDMWRGIKIALRNAFWQTVYVVAILLLSLIPIAGMGAPLIALMVECYYYGFSMLDYNCERRKMNAAESIYYIGNHRGLAIGNGLIFYLIHLVPVIGWVFAPAYAVIAATFSMHEVKPKESILPVSNAN, encoded by the coding sequence TTGTTAAAAGAAATCATCATCTCTATACAAAGCTATTTTAAAGCGCATGCTTTTATCCGTAAGCATAAGCTTTGGAAGTGGATCATTATACCCGGTATTATTTACGCTGTGCTGTTTTTTGTTTCCATGTATTATTTTATACATACGGCCAACAATTTTAATGAGTGGCTTACCCTGAAAACAGGTTTAAAAGCATGGCTCGATAAGATCAACAGCGGCATCCTCGGTTTTCTTTTTACACTGGCTGCACTGGCATTGCTGGTGGTGGAAGTAATGTTGTATTTCTCTTTGTTCAAATATACCTGGCTCATTATTGGTTCCCCGGTCTTTGCCTACCTCAGCGAAAAAACAGATGCCATACTCAATAATACAGATTACCCTTTCAGTATGCCGCAACTGCTTAAAGACATGTGGCGGGGCATAAAAATAGCGCTGCGGAATGCGTTCTGGCAAACCGTTTACGTAGTAGCCATTTTGTTATTATCACTCATACCGATTGCCGGCATGGGCGCGCCGCTTATCGCACTCATGGTAGAATGTTACTATTATGGTTTCAGTATGCTCGATTACAATTGCGAGCGTCGCAAAATGAATGCTGCAGAAAGTATTTATTATATCGGCAACCACCGTGGGCTGGCTATAGGCAACGGCCTTATATTTTATCTCATACACCTTGTACCCGTTATAGGCTGGGTATTTGCGCCGGCTTACGCAGTAATTGCGGCCACCTTTAGTATGCACGAGGTAAAGCCAAAAGAAAGTATATTGCCCGTTAGCAATGCAAATTAA
- a CDS encoding YihY/virulence factor BrkB family protein, translated as MRVSVKDIWKILKQTFKDFGDLKITRMSAALAYYTVFSIAPMLIVIITLCDIFLGRDAIEGNLYAQIQSFVGQQAALQIQELIKNATVSNDITWASLIGIIALIFAATGVFAEIQDSINLIWRLKAKPRKGWMKMLINRLLSFSMVVTLGFILLVSLVINALLSLLVERLVNLFPGAEVYIVYGVNILLQFITISFLFGIIFKVLPDAKIHWRTVRAGSFTTALLFMIGKFAIGLYLGKSNVSSSYGAAGSLVIILLWVYYSAIILYFGAAFTRVYAQYTGAHIYPNTYAVFVQQIEVESKGSLDDQQTAVKTSVKAHEITIDKEVPKE; from the coding sequence ATGCGTGTATCAGTAAAAGACATCTGGAAAATTCTAAAGCAGACATTCAAAGATTTTGGGGATCTGAAGATAACCCGCATGAGCGCCGCACTGGCATACTATACCGTTTTTTCTATTGCACCTATGCTCATTGTTATTATTACACTGTGCGATATTTTTTTGGGCCGCGATGCCATAGAAGGTAACCTGTATGCACAAATACAATCTTTTGTTGGCCAGCAGGCCGCCCTGCAAATACAGGAGCTGATAAAAAATGCCACCGTATCAAACGATATTACCTGGGCATCACTCATTGGTATTATTGCGCTCATTTTTGCGGCAACAGGTGTGTTTGCTGAAATACAGGATTCCATCAACCTTATATGGCGGCTAAAAGCCAAGCCACGCAAAGGTTGGATGAAAATGCTCATCAACAGGCTACTGAGTTTTTCTATGGTGGTAACACTTGGTTTTATCCTGCTTGTATCGCTTGTGATAAATGCATTGCTTAGTTTACTGGTAGAGCGGCTGGTAAATCTTTTTCCGGGAGCAGAAGTATACATCGTGTATGGCGTAAACATACTGCTGCAGTTTATTACCATCAGTTTTTTATTTGGAATAATCTTTAAAGTGTTGCCCGATGCTAAGATCCACTGGCGCACGGTAAGGGCGGGTTCCTTTACCACAGCGCTGCTGTTTATGATTGGTAAGTTTGCCATTGGCCTGTACCTCGGCAAAAGCAATGTCAGCAGCTCGTATGGCGCAGCGGGTTCTCTTGTCATCATTTTGCTGTGGGTATATTACTCTGCCATTATCCTTTATTTTGGTGCGGCCTTTACAAGGGTATATGCGCAGTATACCGGCGCGCATATTTACCCCAATACTTATGCAGTGTTTGTGCAGCAGATAGAGGTAGAAAGCAAAGGATCGCTCGATGATCAGCAGACAGCAGTAAAGACTTCTGTAAAAGCGCATGAGATAACCATCGACAAAGAAGTACCAAAAGAATAA
- the pafA gene encoding alkaline phosphatase PafA produces MRKFLTLFAVILSVHFSFAQKPPAGMQGVQRPKLVVGIVIDQMRWDYLYRYNDLFKPNGGFKRLLNEGFTCENTFIPYTPTVTAAGHTCVYTGSVPAVHGIVGNNWYDNMLKKGVYCTDDDSVQTVGSTTNAGKMSPKNMFTTTIGDELKLATNFKSKVVGVAIKDRGAILPAGHAANAAYWYDYKTGDFITSTYYMNDLPAWVKAFNSRKLVDSFYKLNWNLYLPENVYTKYCTADDKPYENKPLGKITSTFPYDLTKFAGKEYGRIASTPYGNSLTAEMAIAAVKAENLGNNGTTDMLTVSFSSPDYIGHAFGPNSWEQLDDYVRLDETLGRFFTYLDATVGKGQYTVFLTADHAVAHVPNFSIENKLPGGAFNDTKVLSDMNTALKEQFGYDKLALDFVNYLVVFNNKIIDSAKLDKEAIHKAAVSILLQQKEIAQAFEIGEVMETPLTAKQREMISNGYFPARCGEVQFILKPGYVEGNGNGTSHGLWNPYDSHIPLLWYGWGIKHGKTNRETYMTDIAATISAMLHVQMPSGCIGHVIEEVMK; encoded by the coding sequence ATGCGCAAGTTTCTAACCTTATTTGCTGTTATTCTTTCCGTTCATTTTTCTTTTGCACAAAAACCTCCAGCGGGTATGCAGGGTGTTCAAAGACCCAAACTCGTGGTAGGTATCGTAATAGATCAGATGCGCTGGGATTATCTTTATCGCTATAACGATTTGTTTAAACCCAATGGTGGTTTTAAAAGATTACTGAACGAAGGTTTTACCTGCGAGAACACATTTATTCCGTATACGCCTACTGTAACGGCAGCCGGCCATACCTGCGTATACACCGGGTCTGTACCAGCTGTACATGGCATTGTTGGCAATAACTGGTACGACAACATGCTAAAGAAAGGTGTTTACTGTACAGATGATGACAGTGTACAAACCGTAGGAAGTACTACAAACGCCGGTAAAATGAGCCCCAAAAATATGTTCACCACCACCATAGGAGATGAGCTTAAACTAGCTACCAATTTTAAAAGCAAAGTGGTGGGTGTGGCCATTAAAGACCGTGGTGCAATACTGCCGGCAGGGCACGCGGCCAATGCAGCCTACTGGTACGATTATAAGACCGGCGATTTTATTACCAGTACCTATTACATGAATGATCTGCCGGCATGGGTAAAAGCATTCAACAGCCGGAAACTTGTTGATTCTTTCTATAAGCTTAACTGGAACCTTTACCTGCCCGAAAACGTGTATACGAAATACTGTACTGCAGATGATAAGCCTTACGAGAATAAACCACTCGGAAAAATCACCTCTACATTTCCATACGATCTCACAAAATTTGCCGGGAAGGAATATGGACGCATCGCTTCCACACCGTATGGTAATTCGCTTACTGCTGAAATGGCGATAGCGGCTGTAAAAGCCGAAAACCTGGGCAATAATGGTACAACAGACATGCTTACCGTCAGCTTTTCCTCACCTGATTATATCGGTCATGCGTTTGGGCCAAACTCATGGGAGCAGTTGGATGATTATGTAAGGTTAGATGAAACCCTTGGCCGTTTCTTTACTTACCTGGATGCCACCGTAGGCAAGGGGCAGTATACTGTTTTTTTAACGGCGGATCATGCCGTGGCACATGTACCTAACTTTTCAATCGAAAACAAATTACCGGGTGGCGCATTCAACGATACCAAAGTGCTGAGCGATATGAACACCGCACTGAAAGAGCAATTCGGCTACGACAAGCTGGCACTTGATTTTGTTAATTACCTCGTTGTTTTTAATAATAAGATCATTGATTCTGCAAAGCTTGATAAAGAGGCCATACACAAAGCCGCTGTTAGCATACTGTTGCAACAAAAAGAAATTGCACAGGCATTTGAGATCGGTGAAGTAATGGAAACACCATTGACCGCAAAGCAAAGAGAGATGATCAGTAATGGTTATTTTCCTGCAAGATGCGGAGAGGTGCAATTTATTTTAAAACCGGGTTATGTGGAAGGCAACGGCAACGGCACCTCGCACGGGTTATGGAACCCTTATGATTCACATATTCCTTTGTTATGGTATGGCTGGGGTATAAAGCATGGTAAAACCAACCGCGAAACATATATGACAGATATTGCTGCTACCATTAGTGCCATGCTGCATGTGCAAATGCCAAGCGGTTGCATCGGGCATGTTATTGAGGAAGTAATGAAATAA